A portion of the Chelmon rostratus isolate fCheRos1 chromosome 15, fCheRos1.pri, whole genome shotgun sequence genome contains these proteins:
- the LOC121618133 gene encoding transmembrane protein 87A-like isoform X1: MKMPDARTRRLCLLLFVSVFRLGTAAEVSVWKVDINSKQDAVFRKTLYANTTIFMKFQGDTGSCDRNLAFNISWYLRSSVCYNEVFNTPDNKAMNMFGMDHMLKDGWSGFYSQGYMYFDNCSSLFLPKVYYADFNPYQPLTSPKSDPSNQSLIWPDKPDISAVAKAWEDSPYLFIVKVQPLFRGVEEEDIGAEQLSFAFTMKVEMKRPHDYSSPADWPLMMFFMIMCIVYVLFGALWLFWCACYWRDLLRIQFWIGAVIILGMLEKAVFYSEYQSIRYKGDYVQGAVIFAELLSALKRSLARILVLIVSLGYGIVKPRLGTTVHRLVAVGLLYLLFSSVEGVLRVTGGFYGTVALVANLSLSLIDSCVMWWIFISLSQTTRLLKLRRNVVKLSLYQHFTNTLIFSVVASIIFIIWTTKVFKLVDCQTGWRDLWVDDAFWRLLFSTILLVIMVLLRPSANSQRFSHSPLIDEDDEEEDAKEPMLNEAFEGMKMRGSKPDSNGSQKLLSKEDEDLKWVEENIPTTVADVALPVMLDEEEEILKTKMERSKME; this comes from the exons ATGAAGATGCCAGATGCACGGACGCGTCGGttatgtttgctgcttttcGTGTCAGTTTTCCGTCTCGGGACAGCGGCAGAGGTCTCCGTATGGAAGGTGGACATCAACTCG AAACAGGATGCTGTATTTCGAAAGACGCTGTATGCCAACACCACCATCTTCATGAAGT TCCAGGGTGACACAGGGTCATGTGACCGAAACCTGGCGTTCAACATCAGCTGGTACCTGCGCTCCTCTGTTTGCTACAATGAGGTCTTTAACACGCCA GACAACAAGGCGATGAACATGTTTGGTATGGACCACATGCTGAAAGACGGCTGGAGCGGCTTCTACAGTCAGGGCTACATGTACTTCGACAActgctcctccctcttcttACCAAAG GTGTATTATGCAGACTTCAACCCATATCAGCCCCTCACCAGCCCAAAG AGCGACCCATCCAATCAGAGCCTTATTTGGCCTGACAAGCCG GACATCAGCGCCGTGGCCAAAGCCTGGGAGGACAGTCCTTATCTGTTCATAGTGAAGGTGCAGCCTTTGTTCCGCGGAGTCGAGGAAGAAGACATCGGGGCCGAGCAGCTCAGCTTTGCTTTCACAA TGAAAGTTGAGATGAAGAGACCACATGACTACTCGTCTCCAGCAGACTGGCCCCTGATGATG TTCTTCATGATCATGTGCATTGTGTACGTGCTGTTCGGGGCTCTCTGGCTCTTCTGGTGTGCCTGCTACTGGAGGGATCTGCTGCGGATCCAGTTCTGGATCGGCGCTGTCATCATCCTCGGCATGCTGGAAAAAGCTGTGTTTTACTCTGAATACCAGAGCATCCGTTACAAAGGAGACTACG TTCAAGGTGCTGTGATTTTCgctgagctgctctctgcactGAAAAGATCTTTAGCCCGGATCCTGGTCCTCATAGTCAGTCTCGGCTACGGCATCGTCAA ACCCCGGTTGGGTACCACAGTGCACCGGCTGGTAGCTGTTGGGCTTCTTTACctgctcttctcctctgtggaaGGTGTGCTACGAGTGACGGGT GGTTTCTATGGGACGGTTGCCCTGGTGGCTAATCTCAGCCTCTCCCTTATTGACTCCTGTGTCATGTGGTGG ATTTTCATCAGTCTTTCTCAAACCACTCGTCTCCTGAAGCTCCGCAGAAACGTGGTGAAGCTCTCCTTATATCAACACTTCACCAACACTCTCATCTTCTCTGTGGTCG CTTCCATCATATTCATCATCTGGACTACCAAAGTCTTCAAGCTGGTAGACTGCCAGACG GGTTGGAGGGACTTGTGGGTAGACGATGCCTTCTGGCGGCTCCTGTTCTCCACCATTCTGCTGGTGATCATGGTGCTGCTGCGGCCCTCTGCTAACAGCCAGAG gttCTCCCATTCTCCTCTGAtcgatgaagatgatgaagaggaagatgcCAAGGAGCCCATGCTGAATGAGGCTTTTG agGGAATGAAGATGAGAGGCTCAAAGCCTGATTCTAATGGCTCCCAGAAACTGTTGAGTAAAGAG
- the LOC121618133 gene encoding transmembrane protein 87A-like isoform X2, translating into MKFQGDTGSCDRNLAFNISWYLRSSVCYNEVFNTPDNKAMNMFGMDHMLKDGWSGFYSQGYMYFDNCSSLFLPKVYYADFNPYQPLTSPKSDPSNQSLIWPDKPDISAVAKAWEDSPYLFIVKVQPLFRGVEEEDIGAEQLSFAFTMKVEMKRPHDYSSPADWPLMMFFMIMCIVYVLFGALWLFWCACYWRDLLRIQFWIGAVIILGMLEKAVFYSEYQSIRYKGDYVQGAVIFAELLSALKRSLARILVLIVSLGYGIVKPRLGTTVHRLVAVGLLYLLFSSVEGVLRVTGGFYGTVALVANLSLSLIDSCVMWWIFISLSQTTRLLKLRRNVVKLSLYQHFTNTLIFSVVASIIFIIWTTKVFKLVDCQTGWRDLWVDDAFWRLLFSTILLVIMVLLRPSANSQRFSHSPLIDEDDEEEDAKEPMLNEAFEGMKMRGSKPDSNGSQKLLSKEDEDLKWVEENIPTTVADVALPVMLDEEEEILKTKMERSKME; encoded by the exons ATGAAGT TCCAGGGTGACACAGGGTCATGTGACCGAAACCTGGCGTTCAACATCAGCTGGTACCTGCGCTCCTCTGTTTGCTACAATGAGGTCTTTAACACGCCA GACAACAAGGCGATGAACATGTTTGGTATGGACCACATGCTGAAAGACGGCTGGAGCGGCTTCTACAGTCAGGGCTACATGTACTTCGACAActgctcctccctcttcttACCAAAG GTGTATTATGCAGACTTCAACCCATATCAGCCCCTCACCAGCCCAAAG AGCGACCCATCCAATCAGAGCCTTATTTGGCCTGACAAGCCG GACATCAGCGCCGTGGCCAAAGCCTGGGAGGACAGTCCTTATCTGTTCATAGTGAAGGTGCAGCCTTTGTTCCGCGGAGTCGAGGAAGAAGACATCGGGGCCGAGCAGCTCAGCTTTGCTTTCACAA TGAAAGTTGAGATGAAGAGACCACATGACTACTCGTCTCCAGCAGACTGGCCCCTGATGATG TTCTTCATGATCATGTGCATTGTGTACGTGCTGTTCGGGGCTCTCTGGCTCTTCTGGTGTGCCTGCTACTGGAGGGATCTGCTGCGGATCCAGTTCTGGATCGGCGCTGTCATCATCCTCGGCATGCTGGAAAAAGCTGTGTTTTACTCTGAATACCAGAGCATCCGTTACAAAGGAGACTACG TTCAAGGTGCTGTGATTTTCgctgagctgctctctgcactGAAAAGATCTTTAGCCCGGATCCTGGTCCTCATAGTCAGTCTCGGCTACGGCATCGTCAA ACCCCGGTTGGGTACCACAGTGCACCGGCTGGTAGCTGTTGGGCTTCTTTACctgctcttctcctctgtggaaGGTGTGCTACGAGTGACGGGT GGTTTCTATGGGACGGTTGCCCTGGTGGCTAATCTCAGCCTCTCCCTTATTGACTCCTGTGTCATGTGGTGG ATTTTCATCAGTCTTTCTCAAACCACTCGTCTCCTGAAGCTCCGCAGAAACGTGGTGAAGCTCTCCTTATATCAACACTTCACCAACACTCTCATCTTCTCTGTGGTCG CTTCCATCATATTCATCATCTGGACTACCAAAGTCTTCAAGCTGGTAGACTGCCAGACG GGTTGGAGGGACTTGTGGGTAGACGATGCCTTCTGGCGGCTCCTGTTCTCCACCATTCTGCTGGTGATCATGGTGCTGCTGCGGCCCTCTGCTAACAGCCAGAG gttCTCCCATTCTCCTCTGAtcgatgaagatgatgaagaggaagatgcCAAGGAGCCCATGCTGAATGAGGCTTTTG agGGAATGAAGATGAGAGGCTCAAAGCCTGATTCTAATGGCTCCCAGAAACTGTTGAGTAAAGAG
- the LOC121618133 gene encoding transmembrane protein 87A-like isoform X3 has translation MNMFGMDHMLKDGWSGFYSQGYMYFDNCSSLFLPKVYYADFNPYQPLTSPKSDPSNQSLIWPDKPDISAVAKAWEDSPYLFIVKVQPLFRGVEEEDIGAEQLSFAFTMKVEMKRPHDYSSPADWPLMMFFMIMCIVYVLFGALWLFWCACYWRDLLRIQFWIGAVIILGMLEKAVFYSEYQSIRYKGDYVQGAVIFAELLSALKRSLARILVLIVSLGYGIVKPRLGTTVHRLVAVGLLYLLFSSVEGVLRVTGGFYGTVALVANLSLSLIDSCVMWWIFISLSQTTRLLKLRRNVVKLSLYQHFTNTLIFSVVASIIFIIWTTKVFKLVDCQTGWRDLWVDDAFWRLLFSTILLVIMVLLRPSANSQRFSHSPLIDEDDEEEDAKEPMLNEAFEGMKMRGSKPDSNGSQKLLSKEDEDLKWVEENIPTTVADVALPVMLDEEEEILKTKMERSKME, from the exons ATGAACATGTTTGGTATGGACCACATGCTGAAAGACGGCTGGAGCGGCTTCTACAGTCAGGGCTACATGTACTTCGACAActgctcctccctcttcttACCAAAG GTGTATTATGCAGACTTCAACCCATATCAGCCCCTCACCAGCCCAAAG AGCGACCCATCCAATCAGAGCCTTATTTGGCCTGACAAGCCG GACATCAGCGCCGTGGCCAAAGCCTGGGAGGACAGTCCTTATCTGTTCATAGTGAAGGTGCAGCCTTTGTTCCGCGGAGTCGAGGAAGAAGACATCGGGGCCGAGCAGCTCAGCTTTGCTTTCACAA TGAAAGTTGAGATGAAGAGACCACATGACTACTCGTCTCCAGCAGACTGGCCCCTGATGATG TTCTTCATGATCATGTGCATTGTGTACGTGCTGTTCGGGGCTCTCTGGCTCTTCTGGTGTGCCTGCTACTGGAGGGATCTGCTGCGGATCCAGTTCTGGATCGGCGCTGTCATCATCCTCGGCATGCTGGAAAAAGCTGTGTTTTACTCTGAATACCAGAGCATCCGTTACAAAGGAGACTACG TTCAAGGTGCTGTGATTTTCgctgagctgctctctgcactGAAAAGATCTTTAGCCCGGATCCTGGTCCTCATAGTCAGTCTCGGCTACGGCATCGTCAA ACCCCGGTTGGGTACCACAGTGCACCGGCTGGTAGCTGTTGGGCTTCTTTACctgctcttctcctctgtggaaGGTGTGCTACGAGTGACGGGT GGTTTCTATGGGACGGTTGCCCTGGTGGCTAATCTCAGCCTCTCCCTTATTGACTCCTGTGTCATGTGGTGG ATTTTCATCAGTCTTTCTCAAACCACTCGTCTCCTGAAGCTCCGCAGAAACGTGGTGAAGCTCTCCTTATATCAACACTTCACCAACACTCTCATCTTCTCTGTGGTCG CTTCCATCATATTCATCATCTGGACTACCAAAGTCTTCAAGCTGGTAGACTGCCAGACG GGTTGGAGGGACTTGTGGGTAGACGATGCCTTCTGGCGGCTCCTGTTCTCCACCATTCTGCTGGTGATCATGGTGCTGCTGCGGCCCTCTGCTAACAGCCAGAG gttCTCCCATTCTCCTCTGAtcgatgaagatgatgaagaggaagatgcCAAGGAGCCCATGCTGAATGAGGCTTTTG agGGAATGAAGATGAGAGGCTCAAAGCCTGATTCTAATGGCTCCCAGAAACTGTTGAGTAAAGAG